CGACGCCCCAGACATAGGCGCCATCGCGATCCTGCGCGACGACCGGACCGCCGGAATCGCCGAAGCAGATCCGCGCTCCGTTCGCCCGGGCGATCGTCAGGCCGGTGCTGCTGGCAGCCACCGGCGTCAGCGTCGCGGTGCGCAGCCGTCCGACCATGCGTCCGGACAGCCCGGCCCCGGCGATCCGCAGGCTCTTCGGAACCCGCCGCGGATCGGCGGCCAGGGGCACGGGGCGTCGGCCCTTCACGGGCTCGGACAGGCGCAGCACCGCGAGATCGAGGGAGAGCTCCGAGAGGCTGACGCCGGACGCGTCGTTCGGCAGCATCTCTCCGGGATCCGGGTTGTAACGCGCCGCGACGCGCGCACCATAGACCGGCCGCGTCGGCTCGGTGCCGCGGAAGAACACCACCAGCGCGCCGAGGGGATCGCCGTTCACGCAATGCGCCGCCGTGAGCACGAGGTCGGGGGCGATCAGCACGCCGGAGCAGCGGGTGAGTTGCAGCGCCTCCTCGGGCCGGGTGATCGTGCCGATGGCGACGGTGGCTTGGGCCAGCGCATCGCGGCCCGCGGGCGCGCCGCCGTCGATCGCCAGCGCCGGCCCGGCCAGCCCCAAACCGAGCGCCAAGGCCGATAAGGCGCTGGCGCGACGTGCTCCGATGGTCCCGAAGATGCTCACGTGCTGGTCTCTCCCGGCGAACGGCCCCCGCCGTGACAGATGCGCCCCGCGAAGCGTGGCGCAAGCGGGCGCGAGGACGCGGAGACCGTCACGTCCGCGTCATCGGGACCGATCCGGCGTTCAGCGCGACACCGTCCAGGTGGTCGTGCCGTCCTTGTTGTCCTTCACGGCGACGCCCATCGCGGCGAGCGCGTCGCGCGCGCGGTCGGAGGCGGCCCAGTCCTTGGCGGCGCGGGCCG
This window of the Methylobacterium tardum genome carries:
- a CDS encoding trypsin-like serine protease, which gives rise to MSIFGTIGARRASALSALALGLGLAGPALAIDGGAPAGRDALAQATVAIGTITRPEEALQLTRCSGVLIAPDLVLTAAHCVNGDPLGALVVFFRGTEPTRPVYGARVAARYNPDPGEMLPNDASGVSLSELSLDLAVLRLSEPVKGRRPVPLAADPRRVPKSLRIAGAGLSGRMVGRLRTATLTPVAASSTGLTIARANGARICFGDSGGPVVAQDRDGAYVWGVASAVISRAAPCGGYVVIAPAAQVFSGRQ